Proteins encoded by one window of Candidatus Ozemobacteraceae bacterium:
- a CDS encoding methyltransferase domain-containing protein: MTPYQPFRGRAAPPATGPDEKTVAYYDERADVYAESSWKQDLSFLLSPFCNRLPPGCRVLDLGSGAGRDSEALRRRGFDAVSLDASTGLLAAHKARGGRLLLRGDFLRLPFRDACFGGVWACASLLHVPAAQAHDVLCDIYRVMSPRGILGLSLKIGSGENRDEEGRRWTFYLPETARAALERASFTILEETRNLDTSGRSIEWLSLLASPARCRS, from the coding sequence ATGACGCCATATCAGCCGTTTCGCGGGCGTGCCGCTCCGCCCGCCACAGGGCCGGATGAAAAGACCGTCGCCTACTACGACGAACGCGCCGACGTCTACGCCGAATCATCGTGGAAGCAGGATCTCTCGTTCCTGCTGTCGCCCTTCTGCAACCGGCTGCCCCCAGGGTGTCGCGTGCTCGACCTCGGCTCGGGCGCGGGCAGAGACTCGGAAGCCCTTCGTCGACGCGGGTTCGATGCCGTCTCTCTCGACGCATCGACCGGGTTGCTCGCGGCGCACAAGGCCCGGGGCGGCCGTCTCCTCCTGCGCGGCGATTTCCTGCGCCTTCCCTTCCGTGACGCATGCTTCGGCGGTGTCTGGGCCTGCGCGTCCCTGCTGCACGTGCCGGCCGCCCAGGCTCATGACGTATTATGCGATATCTACCGAGTGATGTCTCCGCGCGGGATTCTCGGCCTGTCGCTGAAAATCGGTTCTGGAGAAAACCGCGACGAGGAGGGCCGCCGCTGGACCTTTTACCTCCCCGAAACGGCGCGTGCCGCCCTCGAACGGGCCAGTTTCACGATCCTCGAGGAAACCCGCAATCTCGACACCTCCGGCCGCAGCATCGAATGGCTCAGCCTCCTGGCCTCCCCCGCCCGCTGCCGGAGCTGA
- a CDS encoding HAD hydrolase-like protein: protein MTRPHDRLILFDIDGTLLSADRSGYYAIERSMIDVLGAARGLEGIRLDGNTDLNAIRQVCDRDGTAFPDQESISKFKDHYTAILRREIAGKGHLKPGVGPLLNALASSGRACLGLVTGNIREGARIKLDRFGIAEYFPFGAFGCEHPTRVELVGLAMRRAAERVGKPFEPETVTVVGDTVHDVASCHPWGVRSLAVATGSASRRELEAAGATWALDDLSDLDTVLNLLLD, encoded by the coding sequence ATGACGAGACCTCATGATCGCCTGATTCTGTTCGACATCGACGGTACGCTGCTTTCGGCGGACCGGAGCGGGTATTACGCGATCGAGCGGTCGATGATCGACGTGCTCGGCGCCGCGCGCGGTCTCGAAGGGATCCGGCTCGACGGCAATACCGATCTGAACGCGATCAGGCAAGTCTGCGACCGCGACGGAACGGCGTTTCCCGACCAGGAGTCGATCTCGAAATTCAAGGACCATTACACGGCGATCCTGCGCCGGGAAATCGCCGGCAAGGGCCATCTGAAACCTGGCGTCGGCCCTCTCCTGAACGCCCTCGCATCGTCCGGACGGGCCTGTCTCGGCCTGGTGACGGGGAACATTCGCGAAGGCGCCCGAATCAAGCTCGACCGGTTCGGCATCGCAGAGTATTTTCCCTTCGGCGCGTTCGGCTGCGAGCACCCGACGCGGGTCGAACTGGTCGGCCTCGCGATGCGTCGGGCCGCCGAACGCGTCGGAAAGCCGTTCGAACCGGAGACGGTGACCGTCGTCGGCGACACCGTTCACGACGTCGCTTCCTGTCACCCGTGGGGCGTGCGGAGTCTCGCCGTGGCCACCGGGTCAGCCTCCCGGCGCGAACTCGAAGCCGCCGGTGCGACCTGGGCCCTCGACGATCTCTCGGATCTCGACACCGTCCTGAACCTTCTGCTCGACTGA
- a CDS encoding adenylate/guanylate cyclase domain-containing protein, with translation MRRFILALASLAMFPVAVRAAESVEFVMPQSPLPWALFALSSAAAVGLAGGLIYVLRHVLGDRRVRLRDESRQRLEKAYADRLREEYQKKNDELKSRLQQVRRQASMLFSKVKNLTTTLDPEKVFTAITEMLVQELGVARYILFLHDRSRNELYPFRWAGFKDEIRDSLILPVDKVEHFLTWSFSRGQLVYRNAALDDPETRGLVDRDPLPDTLVAMPIGIPGETFGMIYIESFQDNRQEVDEADLRFMVSLVSFMGMAISNANVFLQTRTELTSSKQLSERELAEKKKLKDIFSKYTSAELVDTLLANPGSVNLGGIEKNATILFSDIAGFTAFSSGLAPAQVVAAMNEYLSAMTDVVLEHDGEIDKFIGDAVMARFGVLGNLPSSGRSAIEAALAMLDRLRQLQAKWAQENRECFKIRIGIASGPVLAGNIGSERRQEFTVMGSTVNLASRLEALNKEFKTTILVDENTFAQVAKEVRAIPHENVQIRGMEGRLRVYEIQGMVRAKQENRKELANVRSRLASVRTEPVAPAEPDNAPAPSTSPPPGEPHDETS, from the coding sequence ATGCGACGCTTCATCCTGGCGCTGGCTTCACTTGCGATGTTTCCTGTCGCCGTTCGCGCGGCGGAGAGCGTCGAGTTCGTCATGCCGCAAAGCCCCCTGCCCTGGGCTCTGTTCGCGCTTTCGTCCGCGGCCGCGGTGGGGCTGGCGGGCGGCCTGATCTACGTCCTTCGGCATGTGCTCGGCGACCGGCGTGTCCGCCTGCGCGACGAGTCCCGGCAGCGCCTCGAAAAAGCCTATGCCGACCGCCTCCGCGAGGAGTATCAGAAAAAGAACGACGAACTCAAGAGCCGGCTGCAGCAGGTGCGTCGCCAAGCCTCGATGCTGTTCAGCAAGGTCAAGAACCTCACCACCACCCTCGATCCGGAAAAAGTCTTCACCGCCATTACGGAGATGCTCGTGCAGGAACTCGGGGTGGCGCGCTATATCCTGTTCCTCCACGATCGTTCCAGGAACGAGCTGTACCCGTTCCGATGGGCCGGCTTCAAGGACGAGATCAGGGACTCCCTCATCCTGCCCGTCGACAAGGTCGAGCATTTCCTCACCTGGTCGTTCTCCCGGGGCCAGCTCGTCTACCGGAACGCCGCCCTCGACGACCCGGAAACGCGCGGTCTCGTCGACCGCGATCCCCTTCCCGACACGCTCGTGGCGATGCCCATCGGCATTCCCGGAGAAACATTTGGTATGATATATATCGAGTCGTTTCAGGACAACCGGCAGGAAGTCGACGAAGCCGACCTGCGGTTCATGGTCTCGCTCGTCTCCTTCATGGGGATGGCAATCTCGAACGCGAACGTGTTCCTCCAGACCCGCACCGAACTGACATCGTCGAAGCAGCTCAGCGAGCGCGAACTCGCCGAGAAAAAGAAGCTCAAGGACATCTTCTCGAAATACACCTCGGCCGAACTGGTCGACACGCTCCTGGCGAATCCGGGTTCGGTCAACCTCGGCGGCATCGAGAAGAACGCGACGATCCTGTTCTCGGACATCGCCGGGTTCACGGCGTTCAGCTCGGGCCTTGCCCCGGCCCAGGTCGTCGCGGCGATGAACGAGTATCTGTCGGCGATGACCGACGTCGTTCTCGAGCACGACGGAGAGATCGACAAGTTCATCGGCGACGCCGTCATGGCCAGGTTCGGCGTTCTCGGCAACCTCCCGTCCTCCGGCAGGTCGGCGATCGAGGCCGCCCTCGCGATGCTCGACCGGCTGCGGCAACTCCAGGCCAAATGGGCGCAGGAGAACCGCGAATGTTTCAAAATACGTATCGGTATAGCAAGCGGCCCCGTTCTGGCCGGCAACATCGGCTCCGAACGACGCCAGGAGTTCACGGTCATGGGCTCCACCGTCAACCTCGCGTCGCGCCTCGAAGCGCTCAACAAGGAGTTCAAGACCACGATTCTCGTCGACGAGAATACTTTCGCCCAGGTGGCGAAAGAGGTGCGCGCCATCCCGCATGAGAACGTGCAGATCAGAGGAATGGAAGGGCGCCTCCGGGTCTACGAGATCCAGGGGATGGTCCGCGCGAAACAGGAAAATCGCAAGGAACTCGCGAACGTCCGCTCCCGCCTGGCCTCCGTCCGGACCGAACCCGTCGCCCCGGCCGAACCTGACAACGCGCCCGCGCCCTCCACATCGCCGCCTCCCGGAGAACCGCATGACGAGACCTCATGA
- a CDS encoding prepilin-type N-terminal cleavage/methylation domain-containing protein, whose translation MNRAGITFIELIVTIFIVGLFSGGLYFVYRNSMNAYQAASWRQERTRQTELFWTALRKAIEEATDTLIRDGTGPEWVVRADPRPLRWKPATSPANTPVLEWKTDHLSPTGDLEYRLAYQVRLVDRSLRMSASVESGSPPPGFQAMSDRVMVDDVASFDAKAALIRVHPGDEFREYIDTGTGNPSDPVAGSILELFVVLAPPPGTSFPAGRLPLNGKFKLSIGTAALH comes from the coding sequence TTGAACCGCGCAGGCATCACCTTCATCGAGCTGATCGTCACCATCTTCATCGTCGGTCTCTTTTCGGGCGGATTGTATTTCGTTTACCGAAACAGCATGAACGCCTACCAAGCCGCTTCCTGGCGCCAGGAGCGAACCCGCCAGACGGAATTGTTCTGGACCGCCCTCCGGAAAGCCATCGAAGAGGCAACCGACACCCTCATCCGCGACGGCACCGGCCCGGAGTGGGTCGTGAGGGCCGATCCGCGGCCCTTGCGATGGAAACCAGCCACCTCGCCGGCGAACACGCCGGTCCTCGAATGGAAAACCGACCACCTCTCCCCGACCGGCGATCTGGAGTATCGGCTGGCCTACCAGGTCAGGCTGGTCGATCGCAGCCTGCGCATGAGCGCGAGCGTCGAGAGCGGTTCCCCGCCTCCGGGCTTTCAGGCAATGTCGGATCGGGTCATGGTCGATGATGTCGCATCGTTCGATGCGAAGGCAGCCCTGATCAGAGTTCATCCCGGCGATGAGTTTCGCGAATACATCGACACCGGCACCGGAAACCCCTCAGACCCTGTCGCGGGCAGCATTCTCGAGCTGTTCGTCGTGCTCGCCCCGCCGCCCGGAACGTCGTTTCCAGCCGGTCGCCTCCCCCTGAACGGAAAATTCAAACTCTCCATCGGCACGGCTGCCCTTCATTGA
- a CDS encoding tetratricopeptide repeat protein: MHIIRYAVLVLVSISIPLLAAPQAIRQWLEKAEFYFRSGNLKAAGTHLEQARAVAPDDPDVVRLSRLIAEAKAQRVAAALRSAQFYQSAGNLPDAEKQYREVLAVDPTNADARKALEELQKVKDTIEKYQETGVSIAPSTGRAYDVVTYSLASLLLRAQAAFGRGDLDTADTLLDDLLKREPAHGRALALKARIGKLRQINSLLSSLDTQFGKGDYFAAVTALDKLLQEFPGRPDLLLKRGKALLKINRPLEALRDLERLTATSTLPPDLLPALSDAYDAADMPLKAAAVAGASFAGSPVKPLHRRLILVWKAYPFSGSLLVLGLLLLPAAVFWTWVQFDRLSERHPPGRLIALARLFLHAVIFGIPDADAEAWKSLALHAGHPWLSYIAGLLLLRQGDAVAAQEPLQKALESPALAPRAYFFLGVLRTRLGQAVAAHDLEQCLLAAFRGVESAFIPAFLSRLEREVAGQAGSNAEACATSIESLSRQAALELFGQPNDTTQSHGGLK, from the coding sequence TTGCATATCATTCGGTATGCCGTTCTCGTTCTCGTTTCGATATCCATCCCGCTTCTTGCCGCTCCCCAAGCCATCAGACAATGGCTCGAAAAGGCCGAGTTCTACTTCCGCAGCGGCAACCTCAAAGCCGCGGGAACCCACCTGGAACAGGCCCGGGCCGTGGCTCCCGACGACCCCGACGTCGTCCGCCTTTCCCGGTTGATCGCCGAGGCGAAAGCGCAGCGCGTCGCCGCGGCCCTCCGCTCGGCCCAGTTTTACCAGAGCGCCGGCAATCTTCCCGACGCCGAGAAACAATACCGTGAAGTCCTCGCCGTCGATCCGACGAACGCCGATGCCCGAAAGGCGCTCGAAGAGCTCCAGAAGGTGAAAGACACGATCGAGAAATACCAGGAAACCGGCGTGAGCATCGCCCCTTCGACCGGACGGGCGTACGACGTCGTGACCTACTCGCTCGCCTCCCTCCTTCTTCGTGCCCAGGCGGCCTTCGGCCGGGGCGATCTCGACACTGCCGACACGCTCCTGGACGATCTTCTCAAACGCGAGCCCGCGCACGGCCGAGCACTCGCACTCAAAGCCAGAATCGGGAAACTCCGGCAGATCAACTCGCTCCTGTCTTCGCTCGACACCCAGTTCGGCAAAGGCGATTATTTCGCAGCCGTGACCGCCCTCGACAAGCTGCTGCAGGAGTTTCCCGGCCGCCCCGATCTTCTTTTGAAACGCGGAAAGGCGCTTCTGAAGATCAACCGACCGCTCGAGGCTCTCCGCGATCTCGAACGGCTCACGGCAACGTCCACCCTCCCTCCCGATCTCCTCCCGGCCCTGTCGGACGCCTACGACGCGGCCGATATGCCTTTGAAGGCGGCGGCCGTGGCAGGCGCATCTTTCGCCGGCTCCCCGGTGAAACCCCTGCACCGTCGCCTCATCCTCGTCTGGAAAGCCTACCCCTTTTCGGGCAGCCTGCTGGTTCTCGGCCTTCTCCTTCTCCCCGCAGCCGTTTTCTGGACGTGGGTCCAGTTCGACCGGCTTTCGGAACGCCATCCGCCGGGCCGGCTCATCGCGCTCGCCCGCCTTTTCCTTCACGCGGTCATCTTCGGAATCCCGGATGCGGACGCCGAGGCTTGGAAATCGCTTGCGTTGCACGCCGGCCACCCGTGGCTCTCCTATATCGCCGGCCTGCTGCTGCTCCGCCAGGGAGACGCAGTCGCCGCGCAGGAACCCCTTCAGAAAGCCCTGGAATCGCCTGCGCTCGCCCCCCGGGCTTACTTTTTCCTGGGAGTTCTCCGAACCCGCCTCGGCCAGGCCGTCGCCGCACACGACCTCGAACAGTGCCTGCTCGCGGCCTTCCGTGGAGTCGAATCCGCCTTCATCCCGGCGTTTCTGTCCCGCCTCGAGCGGGAAGTGGCCGGGCAGGCAGGCTCGAACGCCGAAGCCTGCGCAACCAGCATCGAAAGCCTTTCCCGACAAGCCGCCCTGGAACTCTTCGGCCAACCGAATGACACGACACAGTCGCACGGAGGTTTGAAATGA
- the fba gene encoding class II fructose-1,6-bisphosphate aldolase, whose translation MPLVTTKELFARALKGGYAIGAFNVNNMEIVQGIFEAAIAEKSPLIIQVSAGARKYARHEYLIHLIQASIEMAKSSGIDIPIALHLDHGDDFEICKKCIDGGFTSVMIDGSKHSFEENVKLTKQVVDYAHARGISVEAELGKLAGVEDAVSVSEKDAVYTNPREAKEFVERSGCDSLAVAIGTSHGAYKFKGDAKLDFERLAEIEQAVPNFPLVLHGASSVPEDLVAICNKYGGKLQDSKGVPEDMIARAATKSNVCKINVDTDLRIAMTGAIRKVFAENPGEFDPRKYLGPARDSIREVVRRKMRLMGCAGKA comes from the coding sequence ATGCCGCTGGTCACAACGAAGGAACTGTTCGCACGTGCACTCAAGGGCGGGTATGCTATCGGCGCGTTCAACGTGAACAACATGGAGATCGTCCAGGGAATCTTCGAGGCGGCGATCGCCGAGAAGTCGCCCCTGATCATCCAGGTTTCGGCCGGGGCCCGCAAATACGCGCGGCACGAGTATCTGATCCACCTGATTCAGGCTTCGATCGAGATGGCGAAGAGTTCCGGGATCGACATCCCGATCGCCCTTCACCTCGATCACGGCGATGATTTCGAGATCTGCAAGAAGTGCATCGACGGCGGTTTTACCTCGGTCATGATCGACGGGTCGAAGCACAGTTTCGAGGAGAATGTGAAGCTGACGAAGCAGGTCGTCGATTACGCCCATGCCCGCGGCATCAGCGTCGAAGCCGAGCTCGGCAAGCTGGCCGGGGTTGAGGACGCGGTGTCGGTTTCGGAGAAGGACGCGGTCTACACGAATCCCCGCGAGGCGAAGGAGTTCGTCGAACGCTCCGGGTGTGACTCGCTGGCCGTCGCGATTGGCACCAGCCACGGGGCCTACAAGTTCAAGGGCGATGCGAAGCTTGACTTCGAGCGCCTCGCCGAGATCGAGCAGGCCGTTCCGAATTTCCCGCTGGTTCTGCACGGCGCCAGCTCCGTGCCCGAAGATCTCGTCGCCATCTGCAACAAATACGGCGGCAAGCTCCAGGATTCGAAGGGCGTGCCCGAGGACATGATCGCCCGGGCGGCCACGAAGAGCAACGTCTGCAAGATCAACGTCGACACCGACCTCCGCATCGCGATGACCGGCGCCATCCGCAAGGTGTTCGCCGAGAATCCGGGCGAGTTCGATCCGCGCAAGTATCTCGGCCCGGCCCGCGACTCGATCCGCGAGGTCGTGCGCCGCAAGATGCGCCTGATGGGCTGCGCCGGCAAGGCCTGA
- a CDS encoding tetratricopeptide repeat protein, translated as MSTETRFRMSDGRPAIVFRPDGGAMTWQDWMCQPVALLAEAPGNPDRVVLLSFQSGMPLASVSVSPECRTALNSAKAHVLASGDVPESQDADAAVVKLEPFDASGFLHEGIKKQMRGELEAAVEAYGRAEAEVPELPRAANLRGLCLRLLGRNEEAEAAYRRELETSPAMPDAFANLGILFARSGRNAEARAMFEKALERDQFYLNALLHFARLLAAEGQKTSRLFASLNMRLLGAWADAPQAQEHLLAMASACGASPAEFAALLRAEAGWLADPFVLQTMKRCEILRLNGAYIATLRGYGVLLDRTAGMPSAAFFRNWVARRNSLIETMIGDIYIQEWNSLKAELQARHPELAPASPAPAADAGRDGQPERDGAMSPEEFYSIIVTEMLRDGQVSQHEAALLNRFRAALRISDQAHARILDEAVAATPRSPMTDGGGEFRSEAFLRRLAAAVIRDGKIDELERKMVVLAAQTLNVSSDAVKAAFREVAA; from the coding sequence ATGAGCACTGAGACGAGATTCCGTATGTCCGATGGGCGACCCGCGATCGTATTCCGGCCGGACGGCGGCGCCATGACCTGGCAGGACTGGATGTGCCAGCCGGTCGCCCTGCTTGCTGAAGCGCCTGGCAATCCTGATCGGGTTGTTCTGCTGTCATTCCAGTCGGGGATGCCCCTCGCTTCGGTGAGCGTTTCGCCGGAATGTCGAACGGCCCTGAACTCCGCGAAAGCCCACGTTCTGGCTTCCGGTGACGTTCCCGAGTCGCAGGATGCCGATGCGGCGGTCGTGAAACTCGAGCCGTTCGACGCCTCGGGGTTCCTGCACGAAGGCATCAAAAAGCAGATGAGGGGCGAGCTGGAAGCGGCCGTCGAAGCATACGGCCGCGCCGAAGCCGAGGTGCCGGAACTGCCCCGCGCCGCGAACCTGCGCGGCCTGTGCCTGCGCCTCCTGGGTCGCAACGAGGAGGCGGAAGCCGCATATCGCCGTGAACTCGAGACGTCACCGGCCATGCCCGATGCGTTCGCGAATCTCGGCATCCTGTTCGCGCGCTCCGGCCGGAACGCCGAAGCCCGCGCCATGTTCGAGAAGGCGCTCGAACGCGACCAGTTCTACCTCAACGCCCTGCTGCACTTCGCCAGGCTGCTCGCTGCCGAGGGACAAAAGACTTCGCGGCTGTTCGCCTCGCTGAACATGCGCCTCCTGGGAGCCTGGGCCGACGCGCCCCAGGCGCAGGAGCATCTCCTTGCGATGGCATCCGCCTGCGGCGCCTCGCCCGCCGAGTTCGCCGCCCTGCTGCGGGCCGAAGCCGGCTGGCTGGCCGATCCCTTCGTGCTCCAGACGATGAAACGGTGCGAAATCCTGCGCCTGAACGGCGCGTATATCGCCACCCTCCGGGGATACGGCGTCCTGCTCGACCGCACGGCCGGCATGCCGTCGGCCGCGTTTTTCCGGAATTGGGTGGCGAGACGGAATTCGCTGATCGAGACGATGATCGGCGATATATATATACAAGAATGGAATAGTTTGAAGGCGGAGCTGCAGGCCCGCCACCCCGAACTCGCTCCGGCTTCTCCCGCCCCGGCGGCCGACGCCGGCCGCGACGGGCAACCCGAGCGTGACGGGGCGATGAGCCCCGAGGAGTTTTATTCGATCATCGTGACCGAGATGCTTCGCGACGGCCAGGTGTCGCAGCATGAAGCGGCCCTCCTGAACCGGTTCCGCGCGGCCCTCCGCATATCCGACCAGGCGCACGCCCGGATCCTCGACGAGGCGGTTGCCGCGACCCCGCGCAGTCCCATGACCGACGGCGGAGGCGAGTTCCGGAGCGAGGCGTTTCTTCGGCGGCTGGCGGCGGCCGTGATCCGAGACGGGAAAATCGACGAACTGGAGCGGAAGATGGTCGTTCTTGCCGCTCAGACGCTCAATGTATCATCCGATGCGGTCAAGGCCGCATTCCGCGAGGTGGCAGCATGA
- a CDS encoding YbjN domain-containing protein, with product MKQDHSSKDKDTPQASAWEIEIIKSVAKHLTDEGYRFQYLSDACLELYLQGKNLTMRMLIYAHNRHLVVRVPGFIRNVELRRLDLLMTLMQLMDEYFDIRFELAKDGQSLSAACTHIVEDGTMTKAQCMQTMMVVAYIVDDTYPKLMHILYGTRQPVETGDAIPVVADDPEPGDPGDGEEDDDPGESEDPSGESSSGRSTSGHRRGKSPRHDKVN from the coding sequence ATGAAACAGGACCATTCTTCGAAAGACAAGGACACTCCGCAGGCTTCCGCCTGGGAAATCGAGATCATCAAGTCGGTTGCGAAGCACCTGACCGACGAGGGCTACCGGTTCCAGTATCTGTCGGATGCCTGCCTCGAATTGTATCTCCAGGGCAAGAATCTCACGATGCGGATGCTCATCTACGCGCACAACAGGCATCTGGTGGTGCGCGTGCCGGGCTTCATCCGCAACGTCGAACTTCGCCGTCTCGACCTTCTGATGACTCTCATGCAGCTGATGGACGAGTATTTCGACATCAGGTTCGAGCTGGCGAAAGACGGCCAGAGCCTTTCGGCCGCCTGCACCCATATCGTCGAAGACGGCACGATGACGAAGGCCCAGTGCATGCAGACGATGATGGTCGTCGCCTATATCGTCGACGATACGTATCCGAAACTGATGCATATCCTCTACGGCACCCGGCAGCCCGTGGAAACGGGGGACGCGATCCCGGTGGTCGCCGACGATCCCGAGCCCGGGGACCCCGGTGACGGAGAGGAAGACGACGACCCGGGCGAATCGGAAGATCCCTCCGGCGAGAGTTCTTCCGGCCGCTCAACATCGGGTCACAGGCGCGGCAAATCGCCTCGCCACGACAAGGTGAACTGA
- a CDS encoding HEAT repeat domain-containing protein, whose translation MAIDPVAALLEDLSSPDPTIRFSVLSRVEDVEWTAETLAAFKRRAAAEADPGTRFQMQKLLARIERRSGTVSAGADGVLAELEALLKDPGRDDLSLAIVVEGIRRGEAPLAAIALREAGWWNFSAELLPSILQFFKKFGSIEDVAQIETMCRHADPRVLTTAVEALEKLSPDSLKDLIVPLLVNPIHGIRSRAIRLLYRWDPQEAMNHFEAALFSEDANDRNAALFQAFFFPFPEIEPLMLRFIAIEDAPSLLEKAGFLFRANPAPEEPLRLLEVRENCRGEKRRIVGEILSGVIRSLHQAGLVQKTPEQLTLELEEVYQRRKARQLIEGCRLSLASQDTETRKQAALRLCDFARLGYPEARKCLDEWIGGEADADVRTAIRSRLAALDEKAAAAADLDLQKLQPEQRMRLLAGLDGERFKKLRPKLREFMRNCTPEERLLTVQAIGRVGDKSDAPLITGYLTGGEHAAAAAAIEALGSLDLDVLSPYLPKLIQHPADEVRAVAVRVFALFDKKQALSLVEKMFASIQPRQRAYAISCASQFDFPAVREMLVSSLQREQDPENIGQYIAIFKANMDEELWMSIFRIVENTQGTRQEMLLGLCREAAESLSSGGQPQKHFEFLKGKARARFEAERAKKATAQPSYALSNIQKIRKQQAEGEKEPKADPGLVPFAIVSVLVGAVATALIWFLFLAPPSSPPKKPGKTTETAPKPRFDKRPKNVSGTVTGVSSDGKRFTLKPAGASGETYLIEIGTALAAPPAAGSEFNGQIKPLSKEGDEILAQLVMAY comes from the coding sequence TTGGCGATCGATCCCGTCGCGGCGCTTCTCGAAGACCTGTCGTCGCCTGACCCGACGATCAGGTTCTCCGTTCTGTCCCGCGTCGAGGATGTCGAGTGGACGGCCGAAACGCTCGCGGCCTTCAAACGGCGCGCCGCGGCGGAAGCGGATCCCGGAACGCGGTTCCAGATGCAGAAGTTGCTGGCACGGATCGAGCGCAGATCCGGGACGGTTTCCGCCGGCGCCGACGGCGTCCTGGCGGAACTCGAAGCTCTCCTGAAGGACCCGGGGCGCGACGATCTGAGCCTCGCGATCGTCGTCGAGGGCATCCGGCGCGGCGAGGCGCCGCTCGCCGCGATTGCCCTCCGCGAAGCCGGCTGGTGGAACTTTTCGGCCGAACTGCTCCCCTCGATCCTTCAGTTCTTCAAAAAGTTCGGCTCGATCGAGGACGTGGCCCAAATCGAGACGATGTGCCGGCACGCCGATCCGCGCGTCCTGACGACGGCGGTCGAGGCGCTCGAGAAGCTGAGCCCGGACAGTCTGAAAGACCTGATCGTTCCATTGCTCGTGAACCCCATTCACGGCATCCGCTCCCGAGCGATCCGACTCCTCTACCGTTGGGATCCCCAGGAGGCGATGAACCACTTCGAGGCGGCGCTGTTTTCCGAAGATGCGAACGACCGCAACGCCGCTCTGTTTCAGGCGTTCTTTTTCCCGTTTCCCGAGATCGAGCCCCTCATGCTCAGATTCATCGCGATCGAGGATGCGCCGTCGCTGCTCGAGAAGGCCGGCTTCCTGTTCCGCGCGAATCCGGCTCCCGAAGAGCCCCTGCGGCTGCTCGAGGTTCGAGAAAACTGCCGCGGCGAGAAGCGGAGGATCGTCGGCGAGATCCTGTCGGGGGTGATCCGGTCTCTCCACCAGGCGGGGCTCGTTCAGAAGACGCCCGAGCAGTTGACGCTCGAACTCGAGGAAGTCTACCAGCGCCGGAAGGCCCGTCAGCTCATCGAAGGATGCAGGCTTTCTCTCGCCTCGCAGGACACCGAGACCCGGAAGCAGGCGGCGTTGCGCCTGTGCGATTTCGCGCGGCTCGGATACCCGGAGGCCCGAAAATGTCTCGACGAATGGATCGGCGGCGAGGCGGATGCCGATGTCCGCACCGCGATACGCTCCCGGCTTGCGGCCCTCGACGAGAAAGCCGCGGCCGCCGCCGACCTGGATCTGCAGAAGCTGCAACCGGAACAACGGATGCGACTGCTGGCCGGCCTCGACGGCGAGCGGTTCAAGAAACTGAGACCGAAACTGCGCGAGTTCATGCGGAACTGCACGCCCGAAGAGCGTCTTCTGACAGTGCAAGCCATCGGAAGGGTGGGTGACAAGTCCGATGCGCCGTTGATCACGGGGTATCTGACCGGCGGGGAGCACGCGGCCGCCGCCGCCGCGATCGAGGCTCTGGGCTCTCTCGACCTCGACGTGCTGTCGCCGTATCTTCCGAAACTGATCCAGCACCCGGCTGACGAAGTCCGGGCCGTCGCCGTCCGCGTATTCGCCCTGTTCGACAAGAAGCAGGCCCTCTCGCTGGTCGAGAAAATGTTCGCCTCGATCCAGCCCAGGCAACGGGCCTACGCGATCTCATGCGCCTCGCAGTTCGATTTTCCAGCGGTTCGCGAGATGCTGGTCTCCTCGCTTCAACGTGAACAGGATCCGGAAAATATCGGACAATATATAGCCATCTTCAAGGCGAACATGGACGAGGAACTCTGGATGAGCATCTTCAGGATCGTCGAGAACACCCAGGGGACGCGGCAGGAGATGCTGCTCGGCCTGTGCAGGGAGGCTGCGGAGAGCCTGTCTTCAGGCGGGCAACCCCAGAAGCATTTCGAGTTCCTGAAGGGAAAGGCGCGGGCCCGGTTCGAGGCGGAACGGGCGAAGAAAGCCACGGCCCAACCGTCGTACGCCCTGTCGAACATTCAGAAGATCCGGAAACAGCAGGCGGAAGGGGAAAAAGAGCCGAAAGCCGATCCTGGTCTGGTGCCGTTCGCGATCGTCTCGGTCCTCGTGGGGGCGGTCGCCACGGCGCTGATCTGGTTCCTGTTCCTTGCGCCCCCTTCGTCGCCGCCGAAAAAGCCGGGAAAAACGACGGAAACGGCACCCAAGCCGAGATTCGACAAACGGCCGAAAAACGTCTCTGGCACCGTCACCGGCGTTTCGTCGGACGGGAAGCGCTTCACCCTGAAACCCGCCGGCGCTTCCGGAGAAACCTATCTCATCGAGATCGGCACCGCTCTCGCCGCGCCGCCGGCAGCCGGATCGGAATTCAACGGCCAGATCAAGCCTCTTTCGAAAGAGGGCGACGAGATTCTCGCCCAGTTGGTCATGGCTTATTGA